Proteins encoded together in one Verrucomicrobiota bacterium window:
- a CDS encoding sialate O-acetylesterase, whose amino-acid sequence MKYFTVLMAGLLSLSVLPASYSKNHSSMELPTKENFHLFLLAGQSNMAGRGVIEPEDNIAHPRILMLTKEGTWAPATHPIHFDKAVAGVGLSKTFAEVLVGKNEDIVIGLIPAACGGSSIVTWEPGGYHTQTKSHPYDDAMDRVQLAMQVGRLKGILWHQGESDTKPGFSEFYEMRLRNLIDRFRENLNAPSLPFIIGQLGQFEKKPWNSHRIIVNNAHETVAKKIPGVRFVSSDGLTPNEDIIHFDTPSLQTFGKRYADAYLDLTSSR is encoded by the coding sequence ATGAAATACTTTACCGTCCTAATGGCAGGCTTGCTGTCTCTCTCCGTTTTGCCTGCCAGCTATTCCAAAAACCATTCATCGATGGAACTCCCTACAAAAGAAAACTTCCACCTGTTTTTATTGGCCGGACAGTCAAACATGGCCGGACGTGGGGTTATCGAACCAGAAGACAATATCGCCCATCCACGGATATTGATGCTGACAAAAGAAGGCACCTGGGCACCCGCCACGCATCCGATTCATTTTGACAAAGCGGTAGCAGGAGTAGGTCTTTCAAAAACATTTGCTGAAGTTTTGGTCGGTAAAAACGAGGACATCGTCATCGGTCTGATACCGGCAGCTTGTGGCGGATCTTCCATTGTGACCTGGGAACCTGGCGGTTATCACACCCAAACGAAAAGCCATCCCTATGACGATGCGATGGATCGCGTCCAACTCGCCATGCAAGTGGGTAGGTTGAAAGGCATTCTGTGGCACCAGGGAGAATCTGACACGAAACCTGGTTTTTCTGAATTCTACGAAATGCGACTCCGAAACCTGATTGATCGATTTCGGGAAAATCTGAACGCACCTTCACTCCCTTTCATTATCGGTCAACTCGGTCAGTTTGAAAAGAAGCCGTGGAATAGTCATCGGATTATCGTCAACAATGCTCATGAAACTGTCGCCAAGAAAATACCCGGCGTACGTTTCGTTTCATCCGATGGATTAACTCCCAATGAAGACATTATTCATTTTGATACTCCTTCCCTACAAACATTTGGAAAGCGGTACGCGGACGCCTATCTAGATCTCACGTCTTCCAGGTAA
- a CDS encoding PQQ-like beta-propeller repeat protein produces the protein MRKNSIHLLLLLVVVSYCHAFEDPAPPTSNKLVERVASEPSVQTELIFYGAPKPLSTKAVTSDWRDFLGPSHNAYSPETNLLKEFGTDGPAKVWEVSRGEGYASAAVIGDRVIIFHRSGSNEVVECLHAETGQRFWIHEYQTTYRDRYGFGNGPRCRPISDGKYVYTLGVEAQLHCLELSTGRVRWSRKLKEEFDLTLDFFGVGGAPLLEGNLLIINIGAPEGPSVAAFDKDTGKMVWGAGDEWGPSYSSPIPADTQAGRKIFVFAGGESRPASGGLLVVDPKTGQLNGSFPWRGGRYESVNASSPVVAGNKVYISECYGAGGVCLEIQKDGSCKELWRNEILNTHFMTAIHKDGYLYGVDGHGPQNAPINCIEMATGKLMWKHEPEWMASIDSPNGPQSYNLSPALASFIEVDGRCLVLGQYGHLAWLDLNPSGYKELDLTHLFLARQTWAMPALSKGLLYVGQNDEGLDGSSTRFICYDLRANN, from the coding sequence ATGCGAAAGAACTCCATTCATCTCCTCTTACTATTGGTGGTGGTTTCCTATTGTCATGCCTTTGAGGACCCTGCCCCACCGACAAGCAATAAACTGGTCGAACGGGTTGCCTCCGAACCCAGCGTGCAAACCGAGCTTATTTTCTATGGAGCACCCAAACCCCTTTCGACCAAGGCGGTTACCAGTGATTGGCGAGATTTCCTGGGGCCCTCCCACAACGCCTACTCCCCTGAAACGAATCTACTGAAAGAATTCGGCACAGATGGCCCAGCCAAAGTGTGGGAGGTGAGCAGAGGCGAAGGTTATGCATCCGCAGCAGTCATTGGGGATAGAGTCATCATTTTCCATAGAAGCGGCTCCAATGAAGTGGTGGAATGCCTGCATGCGGAGACCGGGCAACGTTTCTGGATCCACGAGTACCAAACTACGTATCGAGATCGCTATGGATTTGGAAATGGCCCTCGGTGTCGGCCCATCTCGGACGGAAAGTACGTATACACCTTGGGCGTGGAAGCTCAGTTGCATTGTTTGGAACTATCAACCGGTCGCGTTCGCTGGAGTCGAAAACTCAAGGAAGAATTTGATCTTACTCTTGATTTTTTTGGCGTTGGAGGAGCACCGTTGCTTGAAGGCAATTTACTTATCATAAATATTGGCGCACCAGAAGGACCCAGCGTTGCGGCGTTTGACAAAGATACCGGGAAGATGGTCTGGGGAGCGGGTGATGAATGGGGTCCCAGTTATTCGTCACCCATACCAGCCGACACACAGGCTGGACGAAAGATTTTTGTTTTTGCAGGTGGAGAAAGCCGACCGGCATCAGGAGGTCTTCTTGTCGTTGATCCGAAAACCGGACAGCTAAATGGCAGCTTCCCCTGGCGTGGAGGTCGCTACGAATCGGTCAATGCGTCTTCGCCAGTCGTGGCAGGAAATAAAGTTTACATATCCGAATGTTATGGAGCTGGCGGCGTGTGCCTGGAAATCCAGAAGGACGGAAGCTGCAAAGAACTTTGGCGTAACGAGATACTCAATACTCACTTTATGACCGCCATTCACAAAGACGGTTACCTGTATGGAGTCGATGGCCATGGCCCACAAAATGCACCGATCAATTGTATTGAAATGGCGACTGGGAAATTAATGTGGAAACACGAGCCCGAATGGATGGCATCCATTGATTCACCCAACGGTCCACAATCCTATAACCTCTCCCCTGCCCTGGCATCGTTTATCGAAGTCGACGGTCGGTGTCTCGTGTTAGGCCAATACGGTCATCTCGCCTGGCTCGACCTTAATCCCTCCGGTTATAAGGAGCTGGATCTCACCCATCTTTTTCTCGCTCGCCAAACCTGGGCGATGCCCGCTCTGAGCAAAGGCCTGCTTTACGTGGGTCAGAACGATGAGGGACTCGATGGAAGCTCGACCCGATTTATTTGCTACGATCTACGTGCAAATAATTAA
- the dapF gene encoding diaminopimelate epimerase, translated as MPTLFYKYHALGNDYLVLDSKEVPSIFSIEQIKLICHRNFGLGSDGILHGPFESDGAKFGLRIYNPDGSEAEKSGNGLRIFCRYLFDQGLVKNEPFTLWTLGGVVTCQVFDSGKKIDVEMGAVSFSSSDIPVMGPHREVINEPIELSGKTYTYCAATIGNPHAVFPMDNISKELACSLGPHVEVHENFPNRTNVQFLKVLDRNNIQIEIWERGAGYTLASGSSSSAAAAVAHKLGLVGENITVHMPGGLLEIQISEGYRIRMVGPTTRVGKMIWDDQEI; from the coding sequence ATGCCAACCTTGTTTTATAAGTATCATGCCCTGGGAAATGATTACTTGGTGTTGGATTCAAAGGAAGTTCCATCCATCTTCTCGATCGAGCAGATCAAACTAATTTGTCACCGCAATTTCGGGCTAGGTTCCGACGGTATCCTACATGGCCCGTTCGAATCTGATGGTGCCAAATTTGGTCTTCGCATTTACAATCCCGATGGCAGCGAAGCCGAGAAAAGTGGAAACGGTCTCCGGATTTTTTGTCGTTACCTGTTTGATCAGGGTCTCGTTAAAAATGAGCCTTTCACTCTCTGGACGCTTGGCGGTGTCGTAACTTGCCAGGTGTTTGATTCTGGGAAGAAAATTGATGTGGAAATGGGTGCTGTTTCTTTTAGCAGTTCCGATATCCCAGTCATGGGACCGCACCGTGAAGTGATCAACGAACCCATTGAACTCTCCGGGAAGACCTATACCTACTGTGCAGCGACGATTGGGAATCCCCATGCTGTGTTTCCAATGGACAACATTTCAAAAGAGCTAGCCTGTTCTCTGGGGCCACATGTGGAAGTGCATGAGAACTTTCCAAACCGTACCAATGTTCAATTTCTCAAAGTGCTCGATAGAAATAATATTCAAATCGAGATCTGGGAACGTGGCGCAGGTTATACCTTGGCATCCGGGAGCTCAAGTAGTGCCGCTGCCGCGGTCGCGCATAAGCTCGGCCTGGTTGGAGAAAATATTACTGTACATATGCCGGGTGGATTATTGGAAATTCAAATCAGCGAAGGCTATCGAATACGCATGGTTGGGCCGACTACACGCGTGGGGAAAATGATTTGGGACGACCAAGAGATCTGA
- the hflK gene encoding FtsH protease activity modulator HflK, whose amino-acid sequence MNRNTPPFLQQNPLDVIDWDAARQQAKWLYAIPIVALVAIGVFTSFYIVQPEEEAVVKRFGQVVGRKEPGLHFKVPFGIETAQMVPTARVLKQEFGFRTEGRGNNSRTNYSKSQAHKDESLMLTGDLKVIDVEWVVQYRVSDPAKFLHRVRDPDQTLRDVCEAVMRRIVGNSLGSDVLTEKRVQVATSARVELQKAMDYFDLGLQISTIELQDVTPPEPVKPAFNEVNQAEQERERFINEAEKRRNQVIPRAEGQARQVIAEAQGYAAKRVNAARGETERFTAIYEEYSNAPAVTRQRMYLEMIDVVLPNAGKIFIMEKSGNAPLPLLNLGDSPSELPAKR is encoded by the coding sequence ATGAATAGAAATACACCTCCGTTTTTGCAGCAAAACCCGCTCGATGTTATTGATTGGGACGCCGCGCGCCAACAAGCCAAGTGGCTTTACGCCATACCGATCGTCGCTCTGGTTGCGATCGGGGTTTTCACGAGCTTCTACATCGTTCAACCTGAGGAGGAGGCGGTCGTAAAACGTTTCGGCCAAGTGGTCGGGCGAAAGGAGCCGGGGCTACACTTCAAAGTTCCCTTCGGTATAGAAACGGCGCAAATGGTGCCCACTGCCCGCGTCTTGAAGCAGGAGTTTGGTTTTCGTACTGAAGGGCGAGGCAACAATTCGCGGACGAACTACAGTAAGAGTCAGGCGCATAAGGATGAGTCGCTCATGCTGACGGGTGACCTGAAAGTGATCGACGTCGAGTGGGTCGTGCAGTACCGGGTGAGCGACCCGGCGAAGTTTCTCCACAGGGTGCGCGATCCTGATCAGACCCTACGAGATGTTTGCGAAGCTGTGATGCGACGAATCGTGGGCAATAGCCTCGGTAGCGATGTGCTTACGGAAAAGCGTGTGCAAGTGGCCACCTCCGCCCGGGTGGAGCTACAGAAGGCGATGGATTATTTCGATCTCGGTCTGCAAATCAGCACGATCGAGCTACAGGATGTGACGCCTCCTGAGCCGGTGAAGCCTGCCTTCAACGAAGTCAATCAGGCCGAGCAGGAGCGAGAGCGCTTTATCAACGAGGCGGAGAAGCGCCGCAATCAGGTGATCCCCCGTGCGGAGGGTCAAGCACGGCAAGTCATCGCCGAGGCGCAGGGCTACGCCGCGAAACGTGTAAATGCGGCGCGCGGTGAGACTGAGCGCTTCACCGCGATCTACGAAGAATACTCAAACGCGCCAGCTGTCACGCGCCAGCGCATGTATTTGGAAATGATCGATGTCGTCCTGCCCAATGCAGGCAAAATTTTCATCATGGAAAAGTCCGGAAATGCGCCACTCCCACTCTTGAATCTGGGAGACAGTCCGAGTGAATTGCCAGCAAAACGTTAA
- a CDS encoding DUF1080 domain-containing protein yields MKGALLFILAIGTFSIGLQAAHHASKSAADKVPDGFVALFDGKSTDGWFTQPNGPQSVWKADPETGVLSRSLQNGYIWTERTYGDFILDLEYKLSRSCNSGVFFRTDPVNPVQGGFEIQLRDPQGQDWGKNDHGAIYDAVAPTSKPAGKLGEWDKLRIRVKGDIVRVWVNGTKVSEADLSNWTTPEMNPDGSKNKFKTALNDLPKTGHIGFQDHGHNVSFRNIFLKGL; encoded by the coding sequence ATGAAAGGTGCGCTTTTATTCATCCTCGCAATCGGGACCTTCTCAATCGGCCTTCAAGCCGCTCACCATGCAAGTAAATCTGCAGCCGATAAAGTGCCTGATGGATTTGTGGCCTTGTTCGACGGAAAGTCTACCGATGGTTGGTTTACCCAACCGAATGGACCCCAAAGCGTTTGGAAAGCAGATCCGGAAACGGGTGTTTTGAGTCGAAGCCTTCAGAACGGTTATATTTGGACGGAGCGGACCTATGGTGATTTCATTCTGGATCTGGAGTACAAATTATCTCGGAGCTGTAATAGTGGTGTTTTCTTCAGGACGGACCCGGTGAATCCCGTGCAAGGAGGCTTCGAAATCCAGCTTCGAGATCCACAAGGCCAGGACTGGGGTAAAAATGATCATGGTGCCATTTACGACGCAGTGGCTCCTACCAGCAAACCGGCGGGTAAATTGGGTGAATGGGACAAATTACGAATTCGTGTCAAAGGCGACATCGTTCGGGTTTGGGTGAATGGAACCAAAGTTTCCGAAGCCGATCTCTCGAATTGGACTACTCCGGAAATGAATCCCGATGGTTCAAAAAACAAATTCAAGACAGCCCTGAATGATTTACCAAAAACAGGGCATATCGGTTTCCAGGATCACGGTCACAACGTCTCTTTCCGAAACATCTTTTTAAAAGGACTTTAG
- a CDS encoding GNAT family N-acetyltransferase: MKIKTITSEEEANSCFPIMKALRPHLTKEGFINQWKRQQTQGYRMAAVVDDNEEISALAGYRFAEFLAWGKVIYLDDLITDPSKKRNGYAGVLLDWLEEEGKLNNCDTLQLDSGHQRNDAHRLYLNKGWTITSHHFSKSLNKA, from the coding sequence ATGAAAATAAAAACCATTACCTCCGAAGAAGAAGCCAACTCTTGCTTTCCCATCATGAAAGCCTTGAGACCCCATCTGACCAAAGAAGGGTTTATCAACCAATGGAAACGGCAACAAACCCAAGGCTACCGGATGGCAGCTGTCGTAGATGATAATGAGGAGATCTCTGCGCTCGCCGGTTACCGCTTTGCGGAATTCCTGGCATGGGGAAAAGTCATTTATTTGGACGACCTGATTACGGACCCATCGAAAAAGCGGAACGGCTATGCGGGAGTGCTACTCGACTGGCTGGAAGAAGAAGGGAAACTCAATAACTGTGATACGCTGCAACTTGATTCCGGACATCAAAGAAATGATGCTCATCGACTTTATTTGAATAAAGGTTGGACGATCACCAGCCACCATTTTTCGAAATCATTGAATAAAGCATAG
- the alc gene encoding allantoicase: MNDNFSHNRVNLASAKFGAEVIYATDDFFADKSRLISDTDPVFIDGKYDDNGKWMDGWESRRKRVAGYDHCIVKLAFPGCIYGVVVDTSHFTGNFPPFCSLDACSCPEGDPDDTTEWTKVLEKTGLEGNSLFRSRIPNDDIFTHVRLNIYPDGGIARLKVFGKVHCNWDLHDPRESCNLLSLENGGRAIAWNDAHFGHPVNMLGQGRGVNMGDGWETRRRREPGNDWCVLQLGHAGSIERIELDTAHFKGNYPDRFSIQATCNYEWSESDLVAQSSEWPFLIPEQKLSADGIHEFIDAIAQHEAISHIRLNIFPDGGISRLRLFGKIFKA, translated from the coding sequence ATGAACGACAATTTTTCACACAATCGCGTCAACCTGGCCTCGGCCAAGTTCGGAGCTGAAGTCATTTACGCGACCGACGATTTTTTTGCCGATAAATCCCGCCTGATCTCGGATACCGATCCTGTTTTCATTGATGGAAAATATGACGACAATGGCAAATGGATGGATGGTTGGGAATCGCGGCGCAAACGGGTAGCTGGCTACGATCATTGTATTGTCAAACTGGCCTTTCCTGGCTGTATTTACGGTGTTGTTGTAGACACCTCACATTTTACCGGGAACTTTCCTCCTTTCTGTTCCTTGGATGCCTGTTCCTGCCCGGAGGGAGACCCGGATGACACAACGGAATGGACTAAAGTTTTGGAAAAAACCGGACTGGAAGGGAATAGTCTTTTTCGTAGTCGCATTCCCAATGACGACATTTTTACCCACGTTCGATTGAACATTTATCCCGATGGGGGAATTGCCCGATTGAAGGTATTTGGCAAAGTCCACTGTAATTGGGATCTACATGATCCGAGAGAAAGCTGTAATCTGCTATCGCTTGAAAATGGAGGGCGAGCGATCGCCTGGAATGATGCCCATTTTGGACATCCCGTAAACATGTTGGGCCAAGGTCGTGGTGTAAATATGGGAGACGGTTGGGAAACTCGGCGTCGAAGAGAACCAGGGAATGATTGGTGTGTGCTTCAGTTGGGCCATGCTGGAAGCATCGAGCGCATCGAATTGGACACCGCTCACTTCAAAGGAAACTATCCTGATCGTTTTTCCATTCAGGCAACCTGTAATTATGAATGGTCCGAATCCGACCTGGTTGCTCAAAGCAGTGAATGGCCGTTCTTGATTCCCGAGCAAAAGCTCTCCGCAGATGGCATTCATGAGTTTATCGATGCTATTGCTCAGCACGAAGCGATATCCCACATTCGTTTAAACATTTTTCCTGATGGTGGCATAAGTCGCCTTCGCCTCTTTGGTAAAATCTTCAAAGCTTAA
- a CDS encoding transglutaminase family protein has product MKRIRIYHLTEYTYSQSVPLTDYLLLLRPREGHDIRIASSRLM; this is encoded by the coding sequence ATGAAACGTATCCGCATATACCATTTAACGGAATATACCTATTCCCAATCTGTGCCACTGACCGACTACCTGCTATTACTACGCCCGCGTGAAGGCCACGACATCCGGATAGCATCTTCCAGACTTATGG
- the hflC gene encoding protease modulator HflC, which produces MKQYPILALGSGILAAIAAILIYASVYTLDEVEQAVIVQLGAPVGDPVTKPGLHFKLPFIQEVRRFDKRVISWDGDPNQIPTRGEQFISVDTTARWLIADPLVFMQRVQNERGATLRLNDILDSVVRDKISASDLVEIVRSKNWKVSEEDLARVQLAGEGDEEILLQEVKTGREELVKSIFTQAASQMPELGIQLIDIRIKRIDYVEAVEQRVFDRMIAERQRIAEQFRSEGEGRAAEIDGDTKRKLAEIQSEAEREAEGIRGRADAEATRIYSEAFGVDPEFYAFLRTLESYSKTVGNTSTLVLGTDSEYFRYLRDISGDPTGEALKK; this is translated from the coding sequence ATGAAACAATATCCAATTTTAGCTCTCGGTTCCGGGATACTCGCGGCAATTGCCGCCATCCTTATCTACGCTTCGGTTTACACCCTCGACGAAGTCGAGCAGGCGGTAATCGTGCAACTCGGTGCGCCCGTGGGCGATCCAGTAACGAAGCCCGGTCTACACTTCAAGCTTCCCTTCATCCAAGAGGTGCGCCGCTTCGATAAGCGCGTGATCTCATGGGACGGGGATCCAAATCAGATCCCGACCCGGGGTGAGCAGTTTATCTCGGTTGATACTACAGCCCGCTGGCTTATAGCCGATCCGCTCGTCTTCATGCAACGCGTGCAAAATGAGCGCGGCGCAACACTCCGCCTAAACGACATTCTTGACTCGGTGGTCCGCGACAAAATCTCGGCTAGCGACCTGGTTGAGATCGTGCGCTCGAAAAACTGGAAGGTAAGTGAAGAGGATCTGGCGCGTGTGCAGCTCGCTGGCGAGGGTGACGAAGAAATCCTCCTCCAAGAGGTGAAAACCGGGCGCGAAGAGCTGGTGAAGTCCATCTTTACCCAAGCTGCCAGTCAAATGCCCGAGCTGGGCATCCAGCTCATTGACATCCGCATCAAGCGTATCGATTATGTCGAAGCGGTGGAGCAGCGGGTGTTCGACCGGATGATCGCAGAGCGTCAGCGTATCGCGGAGCAGTTTCGCTCCGAGGGTGAGGGGCGCGCCGCAGAGATTGACGGCGATACCAAGCGCAAGCTGGCGGAGATCCAATCGGAGGCCGAACGCGAGGCCGAAGGTATCCGCGGGCGTGCCGACGCCGAAGCAACGCGCATCTACAGCGAGGCCTTCGGAGTTGATCCGGAATTTTACGCTTTCCTGCGTACATTGGAGAGCTACTCCAAGACGGTGGGCAATACTTCCACTCTCGTGCTCGGCACGGACTCGGAGTATTTCCGCTACTTGCGTGACATTTCCGGCGATCCGACGGGAGAGGCGTTGAAAAAGTAG
- a CDS encoding ureidoglycolate lyase — protein sequence MSAVTISIEPLTSEAFAPYGDVVETEGHEGSPINQGRANRFDALVTVDCEGTEKPPVISMVEARQYDLPKTVTFLERHPFGSQAFFPNSSTPFLVVVAAPSESVDETTLKAFVSNGKQGVNYHRNTWHHVMLTPFGDVTFIVVDRSDPESNCIEHWYAEEDQPLIDSSGLKL from the coding sequence ATGTCCGCCGTCACGATCTCCATCGAACCGCTCACCTCTGAAGCCTTCGCTCCCTATGGCGATGTCGTTGAAACCGAAGGCCACGAAGGAAGTCCCATCAATCAAGGTCGCGCGAATCGCTTTGATGCACTGGTAACTGTTGATTGCGAAGGGACCGAAAAACCGCCCGTCATCAGTATGGTCGAAGCCCGGCAATACGACCTCCCCAAGACAGTTACATTCTTAGAGAGACATCCCTTCGGAAGTCAGGCTTTTTTCCCAAATAGCTCTACACCATTTTTAGTCGTCGTAGCAGCGCCATCCGAAAGCGTCGATGAAACCACGCTCAAAGCATTCGTCTCTAACGGCAAACAAGGTGTCAACTACCACCGCAACACCTGGCACCACGTTATGCTAACCCCCTTCGGTGATGTAACCTTTATCGTCGTTGATCGCAGCGACCCAGAATCGAATTGTATCGAACATTGGTACGCTGAGGAGGATCAACCATTGATAGATTCTTCTGGTTTAAAACTGTAG
- a CDS encoding SpoIIE family protein phosphatase has translation MKVPEQEDPELFSASASMLFDALLQQTQDQVYFKDRHSRFIRVSDSVAKKFGLGSAEEMIGKSDFNFFSEEHAQEAFQDEQRLMEKDERLINKTEKETWPDGSVTWVTSTKVPLHIGPGKPVGIMGITRDITERVQAEQALEESREQLRQKNEEMATDFKNAGRVQQRLIPGPLPEHSKVDLAVLNVSYSDVGGDVITFPLVSENYLSFLLGDVSGHGLSAGLFTILVKHLADFYMPSKFSHPEQALIELDQHMKGLIPSGFVAVMVGTFDFSELEFATLTLANAAQPPLLWFHESTGKADIVDCPSDNVIGLGICENVNVTKFTVDAGDCLLFMTDGLSECMNSEGVELGSEGLLEVFESCARKPMDEMVKTLEDFLKMYCGENYPQDDTTFLAIRVNL, from the coding sequence ATGAAAGTTCCTGAACAGGAAGACCCCGAATTATTCAGCGCCTCGGCCTCGATGCTTTTTGACGCTCTGCTTCAACAAACACAGGATCAGGTATATTTCAAAGACCGCCACAGTCGATTCATTCGTGTGAGCGATTCCGTAGCAAAAAAGTTTGGTCTCGGATCAGCGGAGGAGATGATTGGCAAATCAGATTTCAACTTTTTTTCTGAGGAGCACGCTCAGGAAGCTTTCCAGGATGAGCAAAGATTAATGGAAAAAGATGAGCGACTGATTAATAAAACCGAAAAGGAAACGTGGCCGGATGGTTCCGTAACTTGGGTGACTTCGACCAAAGTCCCACTCCACATCGGACCTGGGAAACCAGTCGGTATTATGGGCATTACGCGCGACATCACCGAGCGGGTCCAAGCTGAGCAGGCGCTGGAGGAAAGTCGGGAACAACTTCGCCAGAAAAATGAGGAAATGGCGACCGATTTTAAAAACGCCGGACGTGTTCAGCAAAGATTAATTCCTGGGCCGCTGCCTGAGCATTCGAAAGTTGATTTGGCTGTTTTGAATGTAAGCTATTCAGACGTGGGAGGGGATGTCATAACGTTTCCCTTAGTTTCGGAAAATTACCTTTCATTTTTGCTGGGAGATGTGAGTGGCCACGGATTATCCGCAGGATTGTTCACCATTCTGGTGAAGCATCTGGCCGATTTTTATATGCCATCGAAATTTTCTCATCCCGAGCAGGCACTGATTGAATTGGATCAACACATGAAAGGCTTAATTCCATCCGGCTTTGTTGCCGTTATGGTCGGAACCTTCGATTTTTCGGAGTTAGAGTTCGCGACTCTTACTTTGGCCAACGCTGCGCAACCTCCTTTGTTGTGGTTTCATGAATCCACCGGAAAGGCTGATATCGTCGACTGCCCAAGTGATAATGTAATTGGGCTCGGTATTTGTGAGAATGTGAATGTGACCAAGTTCACGGTCGACGCGGGTGACTGCCTCTTGTTTATGACGGATGGCCTAAGCGAATGCATGAATTCGGAGGGAGTGGAATTGGGTTCTGAGGGTCTTCTTGAGGTTTTCGAAAGCTGCGCCCGAAAACCCATGGATGAAATGGTCAAAACGCTTGAAGATTTCCTGAAAATGTACTGCGGTGAAAATTATCCTCAAGATGACACTACTTTTCTGGCGATTCGAGTTAACCTTTAA